In Capsicum annuum cultivar UCD-10X-F1 chromosome 8, UCD10Xv1.1, whole genome shotgun sequence, the genomic window TTCAATTGTACTGGCCAAATTTGCATTGTATGCTTCACGTGTCAATTTttgtacaaaaaagaaaattgatttttcCTTCCTTCCCCATTGATTGATTTTGTTTGTTTAACCCATCGTAGGgataaactctcttttttctttttaaccaTTTAATACTCAATAAACTAAGATGGGTAAAATATTTCCTGTAAAAATTTATGAGATCACAAACATATTTCTATCAATTTTTGTGATAGATTGGTTGTAGCAAGAGTTGAGATAGAGATAGATTGAAGCAGAATTGGGGGAGGTATTGAATAAGATGTGTCACAATTTTATTTCACTGGGGATATATAACCCTAGATAGAAGATTTGTTTATCGAGGATAATTGGAACTGAAGATTAGTATGTAGTCAAATATTGTCGTACTTTAAGTGGGAGAGGCGGGTGTACTTCCACTCGTCCCTTCTCCTCCGTATTAGCAAATAGTGTTTAATAGCAACCACaattttttattagatttttattcTCCAATGATTTAAATGTCTGTTAGACTGTTACTtcatttactatttattttatcatttattctcATATTCTCTTGCAATGATGCTTCGAATattccataaagataatgacaaaATTTACATATATCCTCCtcaaacttcacttttaaaacTACATATTATATtgggtttgttattttcttaCGAGGAGCAAAAAACtgtttttctttctataattGCTACAAAATAACAGCCCTGTTATTTTGTCATACATGAATGGAAGCAATAATCAAATTGCTATCGTTGGTTATTGACCGCTATTAGTAGCCTTCTCGACCACCTCACAATAATTTGTAATTAATCTTATAGGAAATAATATAGtattaaaataatcaaacattTTTATTACTACTATTTAATACTGTACTGTGTTAACCATTATTCTATTTAATTATCTATACTATCACTTGAGTTGGCATTCATGTGCATGTTATCTAGTGGAAATAATATTTGACAAACTCAACATCGAAATACATTTTAATATAAGAGAACTAGtttaaataggaaaaaagaaaaaatataatatttgagtTATGAAACTATAGAAAAATGATAGTTTAAATGTGTATATTATTATTGACTGATATAGTTGGGACTTTTGTGGTGAATGTAATAAATTTCTTCTATCCACGCTATTACAAGTAAATTATAGATTCTGGCGAAATTAATTTGCTATAAAGTGCTACTTCTTTTGACGTTTtcttcatttaaatttatttgtctGATTTGATATACAATTTatgaaagtaaaataatttttaaaattttattaaaagacatgttaaatattttaaaaaatattctttatgtGGGACGAGACATCATCTTTTAATAAAGACACTAAATAAGAAAGGCAAAgtattttatttatgagatgagAATCAAATTGTTTCCTAAAATGgtcaaacaaatatattttcaaatagtATTAGTTagttacaaaaaagaaaattgtggTTGGTTGGTAAGGTGGTAGCGTAAGTAATTACGTTGGATGGCGACACACATGATCAGTGCTTTTATGGCTACAAATTTGCCAAATCATTGCACAAAAATTGTAAGGTACAACGGTGGGGTGAGAAACAGTAAAACTACTGCTGCCGTTTCACTAATGAGGTTTCTTGAATTTTACTacatctaaaaataaattttgatcatCCGAAAAAAATGGCGTCTTTACAGTTGTTGAAGTCTCCATTATCATTTTCTCAGTCAAATTCTAGTCGTTTTATTGCCACTATGGTTCGAAGGAGGATATTGGGTGTGAGGTGGTTTCAAAGGAAAAATCCAATCTTGAAGAAATTTGTTGATACTAAGTTTAGGGTTAGTTGTAGAGTTCAAGATAGTGAAAATCAGAGTAATGGTAATCTTTTTTAAATTGGGGTTTTGTTTCTAAAAGTTGTGTTCTTTTTAATgggtttttgtgtgtgtgtgtgtgtgtgtgtgtgaaactTGATTTCATCTTTAGCTGTTTTTTGCTGTTCCaatgttttctcttttttttattcttggagatGATGTGGTTGATAGTAAagatatgttatctattgcatGCTAGAGGGAAAACTTGTACTCCTTTCGTCTGtcgtatttttctttttaggCTGTTTCAAAAACAAtacctctttccttttttgccaACTCTTCCATGCGACCTGTTTGTACATTCATCTTAACTTTAGTTTAAGATTCAAATGTCTGTCTTTACTTTTTAAAActtcgtgtcaagtcaaaactaggcaaacaaattgaaatggagggagaaAGTTCTCTGAGTGATAGCTAGACACTAGGCTTTGAGAAAATGAGTTAGGTTGCATCTTTGGTAGCTAGATTATATGGAAGTTTCGATTAGTTAAAATGAATACTGTATCAGTTACGAGGTTCCCCTCTACGGGGTTCAGTGGATTGAACGTGCAGGCTGTGAGAATTAAGCAAAAAGATAAGTATTTGAAGTAGTTTAGGTAAAGAAGGAAAGCATTAAAGGGAGAATTATATACTGGACTGTCTATCAGGTGGGCTATCCTTCATTAGTCAATTCCATAGCGCTAAAGAAATTTAGCTTCTGCTGTGAACTAGCTATATTGCTTAAGCTTGAATCCCTTAAAGACTGCATCCAAATTTGGTAGTCAAGTCCTTGAAGTTCCATCAACTCTGGCTTCTCATTACAAAGACTTCTGAATGTAATAGGTTGTGATTGTTGACTTGTCTCATGGCCATAACGAATCACTCAAACTATCTGGAAGCTTCCAATTACACATTGTCTTGAGCTTCCTCTTTCTCTTTTGAAAAGACCTTAAATCCAATGTTGGTTATCACAGGTGAAGAACCTACAGAGTCATTGTTTATGAAGGAGTTGAGAAGACGTGGCATGACTCCAACTTCATTGCTTGAGGAGACAAACACAAACATCAAAGAAGAAGAGCAGGCAAATTCTAGGGAAGAAGATGGAGGTGTCTATCGCAGAAATGCAGTGTCAACAGATTCTGGAAGAAATTTGACTAATCAAAGGGAACAGTCTATGTCACTGAATAGTGAAGGCCTTGAGGTGGGCAGGTTTCCTCCTTATACATTATTTGAATTTTGGTTCAAAATGTTCATGTACAAGAATAAAGTCGTGCAATTGGTTCTTGACCTGATACATTATGAGTCTCTCCCTCCACCTTATATTTATCCCATTTTGACTtggataaataataatattagttgTTGCCGTTTCTTGACTTTGTGTTTTGAAGAATAAAATAGAGGAAGAAGTGTATTGAGAAGTAAAACTTTTTCTTTGATTAAGTAAGATTAGACTGAGAAGTATGACTTACCAAAGGGAAAGTAGGAGTTTTCTATTTTAGGAGAGGGTTACAATTGTGTAAACAACTGTTCAAACAGAAATCACATGAAAGATGTGCAAAGAGTcattgtctattttattttacacattTTATGACTTCACTTAATTTATATCAACAATATTTGGGTTTGTAACTAATGAACACCCATCTTTATATGCTATATTTGCAGGGTTTGATTCCACGGGCAAAACTCTTGCTTACTCTTGGTGGGACATTCTTTTTGGCATTTTGGCCGTTGATCCTTGTAACTATTGCAGCTTTCTTGGCTTTATACCTGGTAAGTGATTCCTGTGATCTTTGGTTTGCATCCTTATGACGTCTTTGTTATAAAGAAGCAACGGCAATTAGTTAAGTTGTGTATTTTAATCTACATC contains:
- the LOC107840163 gene encoding uncharacterized protein LOC107840163, coding for MASLQLLKSPLSFSQSNSSRFIATMVRRRILGVRWFQRKNPILKKFVDTKFRVSCRVQDSENQSNGEEPTESLFMKELRRRGMTPTSLLEETNTNIKEEEQANSREEDGGVYRRNAVSTDSGRNLTNQREQSMSLNSEGLEGLIPRAKLLLTLGGTFFLAFWPLILVTIAAFLALYLYFGPSFVHYASNRSTDPPPYVDPYVLLEEERLSETAPRLN